In a genomic window of Fundidesulfovibrio soli:
- a CDS encoding TIGR04211 family SH3 domain-containing protein → MRIQCLMAALAALLFLPAPGWAQQLYVSDVQEITVRTGPSMDNKIVQMVRSGSRIEKIRDEGEWAMVRTDTGKEGWVLKRYLSPDAPVKVQFEDFKARNADLVEKAGKVEAIIGKYEEENKNLQKNLSASQSEAARLKSEYEALSKANANVAEMTKSFQEMRAAHDAAKQEMERLRRENETLRDISDVKWFLAGAGVFFGGWLFGYLLGRSARKKANRAYL, encoded by the coding sequence ATGCGTATCCAATGCCTGATGGCTGCCCTGGCGGCGCTGTTGTTCTTGCCTGCCCCAGGATGGGCGCAGCAGCTCTACGTTTCCGACGTGCAGGAGATCACGGTGCGGACCGGGCCCTCCATGGACAACAAGATCGTCCAGATGGTCAGGAGCGGGTCACGTATCGAAAAGATCCGGGACGAGGGCGAATGGGCCATGGTGCGCACGGACACCGGCAAGGAAGGCTGGGTGCTCAAGCGCTATCTTTCGCCGGACGCGCCCGTGAAGGTCCAATTCGAGGACTTCAAGGCCCGCAACGCCGACCTGGTGGAGAAGGCGGGCAAGGTCGAGGCCATCATCGGCAAGTACGAGGAGGAGAACAAGAACCTCCAGAAGAACCTGAGCGCCAGCCAATCCGAAGCCGCCAGGCTCAAGTCTGAGTACGAGGCACTCTCCAAGGCCAACGCCAACGTGGCCGAGATGACCAAGAGCTTCCAGGAGATGCGTGCCGCCCATGACGCCGCCAAGCAGGAGATGGAGCGCTTGCGCCGCGAGAACGAGACCCTGCGCGACATTTCCGACGTGAAATGGTTCCTGGCCGGGGCCGGCGTGTTCTTCGGCGGCTGGCTGTTCGGCTACCTGCTGGGCCGCTCCGCCAGGAAGAAGGCCAACCGGGCCTACTTGTAG